The Myxococcota bacterium genome has a segment encoding these proteins:
- the uvrA gene encoding excinuclease ABC subunit UvrA encodes MADAIEIRGARSHNLQGVDCDVPLGRITAVTGVSGSGKSTLAFDTLYAEGQRRYVTSLSTYARQFLERLPRPEVDSVSNLPPAIAIEQHNRVTNARSTVGTATEILDFLRLLFARAGRTRCPDCDRDVEATTVASTVESLLAARDGARLVLAAPLVARRGEKPGDLRERLVREGYARLVGEDGAIVDATELSLRALGELRRSALVLIDRLVVREGERARLAEAVAAGFARGEGALVAIDADGVRERIVEGFACAGCGRAFRAPEPALFSFNHPLGACPTCQGFGRTAGLDWERVVPDPARSLRDDAIAPFATPMGREMKRDLLRACRRAKVPVDVAWSALDDAQRAFVRDGDEDEGGDWYGVQGYFDWLDARRYKVQARVLIARYRRFDPCPDCGGARLCPDALAVRVGGATIAALTRRTIAELRAWLDALELDAATAERVARLRPELVARVATAAEVGLGYLGVDRQVRTLSGGEAQRIQLATALSGALTSTLYVLDEPSIGLHARDVARLLEVLARIRDHGNTVVVVEHALEVVRAADHVLDLGPRAGRAGGRLVAQGSVADVAASAESLTGRALRGELPPRARRPARGSGRGQLRIVGARAHNLDGLDVDIPLGRLVAVTGVSGAGKSTLVRAVLVGQLTRDPDRGACERIEGAERVREVVVVDQTPAARSPRSNPATVTKAFDGIRQLFAATREAKRLGVGPGWFSFNVKGGRCETCEGAGEVVIDMQFLDDVRVPCEACGGLRYRREVLDVRVGGRHIVDVLAMSVDEALAEFASHRTIAERLEPLARVGLGYVALGQPLSTLSGGENQRLRLGLALRAGAPGALYVLDEPTTGLHAVDVARLVGCLDELLDAGGSVIVVEHNLELIAQADHVIDIGPEGGPGGGKIVAQGTPEEVARAADRSHTGAALARLIS; translated from the coding sequence ATGGCCGACGCGATCGAGATCCGCGGTGCGCGCTCGCACAACCTGCAGGGCGTCGACTGCGACGTCCCGCTCGGCCGCATCACCGCCGTCACGGGCGTGTCGGGCTCGGGCAAGTCGACGCTCGCCTTCGACACGCTCTACGCCGAGGGGCAGCGTCGCTACGTGACGTCGCTGTCGACCTACGCGCGCCAGTTCCTCGAGCGGCTGCCGCGCCCCGAGGTCGACTCCGTCTCGAACCTCCCGCCCGCGATCGCGATCGAGCAGCACAACCGCGTCACGAACGCGCGCTCGACCGTCGGCACGGCGACCGAGATCCTCGACTTCCTGCGCCTGCTCTTCGCGCGCGCCGGGCGCACGCGCTGCCCCGACTGCGACCGCGACGTCGAGGCCACGACGGTCGCCTCGACGGTCGAGTCGCTGCTCGCCGCGCGCGACGGCGCGCGCCTCGTGCTGGCGGCGCCGCTCGTCGCGCGGCGCGGCGAGAAGCCCGGCGACCTGCGCGAGCGGCTCGTGCGCGAAGGCTATGCGCGGCTCGTCGGCGAGGACGGCGCGATCGTCGACGCGACCGAGCTCTCGCTGCGCGCGCTCGGCGAGCTGCGCCGCAGCGCGCTCGTGCTGATCGATCGGCTCGTCGTGCGCGAGGGCGAGCGCGCGCGGCTCGCCGAGGCCGTCGCGGCGGGCTTCGCGCGCGGCGAGGGCGCGCTCGTCGCGATCGACGCCGACGGGGTGCGCGAGCGCATCGTCGAAGGCTTCGCGTGTGCGGGCTGCGGGCGCGCGTTCCGCGCGCCCGAGCCCGCGCTGTTCTCCTTCAACCATCCGCTCGGCGCCTGCCCGACCTGCCAGGGCTTCGGCCGCACCGCGGGCCTCGACTGGGAGCGCGTCGTTCCCGACCCCGCGCGTTCGCTCCGCGACGACGCGATCGCGCCCTTCGCGACGCCGATGGGGCGCGAGATGAAGCGCGACCTGCTGCGCGCGTGCCGCCGCGCGAAGGTGCCGGTCGACGTCGCGTGGAGCGCGCTCGACGACGCGCAGCGCGCGTTCGTGCGCGACGGCGACGAGGACGAGGGCGGCGACTGGTACGGCGTGCAGGGCTACTTCGACTGGCTCGACGCGCGCCGCTACAAGGTGCAGGCGCGCGTGCTGATCGCGCGCTACCGGCGCTTCGACCCGTGTCCGGACTGCGGCGGCGCGCGGCTCTGCCCCGATGCGCTCGCCGTGCGCGTCGGCGGCGCGACGATCGCCGCGCTCACGCGCCGGACGATCGCCGAGCTGCGCGCGTGGCTCGACGCGCTCGAGCTCGACGCCGCCACCGCCGAGCGCGTCGCGCGGCTTCGGCCCGAGCTCGTGGCGCGCGTCGCCACCGCGGCCGAGGTCGGGCTCGGCTATCTCGGCGTCGACCGGCAGGTGCGCACGCTGTCGGGCGGCGAGGCGCAGCGCATCCAGCTCGCGACGGCGCTCTCGGGCGCGCTGACGAGCACGCTCTACGTGCTCGACGAGCCTTCGATCGGGCTGCACGCGCGCGACGTCGCGCGCCTGCTCGAGGTGCTCGCCCGCATCCGCGATCACGGCAACACGGTCGTCGTCGTCGAGCACGCGCTCGAGGTCGTGCGCGCGGCCGACCACGTGCTCGACCTCGGTCCGCGCGCGGGCCGCGCGGGCGGGCGGCTCGTCGCACAGGGGAGCGTCGCCGACGTCGCGGCGAGCGCGGAGTCGCTGACGGGCCGTGCGCTGCGCGGCGAGCTCCCGCCGCGCGCCCGCCGCCCCGCGCGCGGCTCCGGCCGCGGGCAGCTGCGCATCGTCGGCGCGCGCGCCCACAACCTCGACGGCCTCGACGTCGACATCCCGCTCGGCCGGCTCGTCGCCGTGACGGGCGTGTCGGGGGCGGGCAAGTCGACGCTCGTGCGGGCGGTGCTCGTCGGGCAGCTCACGCGCGACCCCGATCGCGGCGCGTGCGAGCGCATCGAGGGGGCCGAGCGCGTGCGCGAGGTGGTCGTCGTCGACCAGACGCCGGCGGCGCGGAGCCCGCGCTCGAACCCCGCGACCGTCACCAAGGCCTTCGACGGCATCCGGCAGCTCTTCGCGGCGACGCGCGAGGCCAAGCGCCTCGGCGTCGGCCCCGGCTGGTTCTCCTTCAACGTGAAGGGCGGCCGCTGCGAGACGTGCGAGGGCGCGGGCGAGGTCGTCATCGACATGCAGTTCCTCGACGACGTGCGCGTGCCGTGCGAGGCGTGCGGCGGCCTCCGCTACCGGCGCGAGGTGCTCGACGTCCGGGTCGGCGGCCGGCACATCGTCGACGTGCTCGCGATGTCGGTCGACGAGGCGCTCGCCGAGTTCGCATCCCACCGGACGATCGCCGAGCGGCTGGAGCCGCTCGCGCGCGTCGGCCTCGGCTACGTCGCGCTCGGCCAGCCGCTCTCCACGCTCTCGGGCGGCGAGAACCAGCGGCTGCGGCTCGGGCTCGCGCTGCGCGCCGGAGCGCCGGGGGCGCTCTACGTGCTCGACGAGCCGACGACGGGCCTGCACGCCGTCGACGTCGCGCGCCTCGTCGGGTGCCTCGACGAGCTGCTCGACGCCGGGGGCTCGGTGATCGTGGTCGAGCACAACCTCGAGCTGATCGCGCAGGCCGACCACGTGATCGATATCGGGCCAGAGGGCGGGCCGGGAGGCGGGAAGATCGTGGCCCAGGGGACGCCGGAGGAGGTCGCGCGCGCGGCCGACCGCTCTCACACGGGAGCCGCCCTCGCGAGGCTGATTTCGTAG
- a CDS encoding EAL domain-containing protein → MSNEASHSGNDLLLLGSYAEQMPDIAARFRERGAVGVVVADASALERVERGYGAFAHRKATSKLAKLVLEACSRELGPQDLVAMGEGSNDEIVVLLLGSSDHANLHAERLPALCEKLREAIAKNGAQVTYPYIREPLDVPVGYSIALYHPGLREERQVRVAVDRARADAQLDQRVAVRARDRRFLDLLLGEDVTILYEPIVSVETREVLGYEALVRGPWDSDLHSPGALFQRAEETGLLFELDCLCRRVALRSARGLEPGRKLFLNCLPTAIHDPAFRGDVLRRTLEDLRLRPSDVVFEISEKESIANFSIFREARDYYGELGFQIALDDTGVAYGSLEAVMELSPNFIKVDMSLVRGVDTDPAREELLRALHAVASKIDAAIIAEGIETADELAAIARLGIPYGQGYLFGRPAPLRRNH, encoded by the coding sequence GTGTCGAACGAGGCGTCGCACTCCGGGAACGACCTCCTCCTGCTCGGGAGCTACGCCGAGCAGATGCCCGACATCGCGGCCCGCTTCCGCGAACGCGGCGCGGTCGGTGTCGTCGTCGCCGACGCCTCCGCGCTCGAGCGCGTCGAGCGCGGCTACGGCGCGTTCGCGCACCGCAAGGCCACTTCGAAGCTCGCGAAGCTCGTGCTCGAGGCGTGCTCGCGCGAGCTCGGCCCGCAGGATCTCGTCGCGATGGGCGAGGGCTCGAACGACGAGATCGTCGTGCTGCTGCTCGGCTCGAGCGACCACGCGAACCTGCACGCCGAGCGCCTGCCCGCGTTGTGCGAGAAGCTGCGCGAGGCGATCGCGAAGAACGGCGCGCAGGTGACGTACCCCTACATCCGCGAGCCCCTCGACGTGCCGGTCGGCTACTCGATCGCGCTCTACCACCCGGGCCTGCGCGAGGAGCGCCAGGTGCGCGTCGCCGTCGACCGCGCGCGCGCCGACGCGCAGCTCGACCAGCGCGTCGCGGTGCGCGCGCGCGACCGCCGCTTCCTCGACCTGCTGCTCGGCGAGGACGTCACCATCCTCTACGAGCCGATCGTGAGCGTCGAGACGCGCGAGGTGCTCGGCTACGAGGCGCTCGTGCGCGGGCCGTGGGACAGCGACCTCCACTCCCCGGGCGCGCTCTTCCAGCGCGCCGAGGAGACGGGCCTGCTGTTCGAGCTCGACTGCCTGTGCCGGCGCGTCGCGCTGCGCTCGGCGCGCGGCCTCGAGCCGGGCCGGAAGCTCTTCCTGAACTGCCTGCCGACCGCCATCCACGACCCCGCCTTCCGCGGCGACGTGCTGCGCCGCACGCTCGAGGACCTGCGGCTGCGCCCGAGCGACGTCGTGTTCGAGATCTCCGAGAAGGAGTCGATCGCGAACTTCTCGATCTTCCGCGAGGCGCGCGACTACTACGGCGAGCTCGGCTTCCAGATCGCGCTCGACGACACGGGCGTCGCCTACGGGAGCCTCGAGGCGGTGATGGAGCTGTCGCCCAACTTCATCAAGGTGGACATGTCGCTCGTGCGCGGCGTCGACACCGACCCGGCGCGCGAGGAGCTGCTGCGCGCGCTGCACGCCGTCGCGTCGAAGATCGACGCGGCGATCATCGCCGAGGGCATCGAGACGGCGGACGAGCTCGCCGCGATCGCGCGCCTCGGCATCCCGTACGGGCAGGGCTACCTCTTCGGCCGGCCCGCTCCGCTCCGCCGCAACCACTGA
- a CDS encoding HPF/RaiA family ribosome-associated protein, which translates to MTQVPTLTIRFKDIEHDAKVEELLEARLRHLAETFHEATHCELTLAVDALDVTAHALVRGRGIDLASHAAARDARAAGDAAIDKLERELRKVHDKRIFTQRRAARSADTRRRVEPS; encoded by the coding sequence ATGACCCAGGTTCCGACGCTCACGATCCGCTTCAAGGACATCGAGCACGACGCGAAGGTCGAGGAGCTGCTCGAAGCCCGTCTCCGCCACCTCGCCGAGACGTTTCACGAGGCCACGCACTGCGAGCTCACGCTCGCCGTCGACGCACTCGACGTGACGGCACACGCGCTCGTGCGCGGACGCGGCATCGACCTCGCGTCGCACGCCGCCGCGCGCGACGCGCGCGCGGCCGGCGACGCCGCGATCGACAAGCTCGAGCGCGAGCTCCGCAAGGTCCACGACAAGCGCATCTTCACGCAGCGCCGCGCGGCGCGGAGCGCGGACACGCGGCGGCGCGTCGAGCCGTCCTGA
- a CDS encoding tetratricopeptide repeat protein, which yields MSAYSLRDAARILKVKPSRLRYWKRTRLVRSRDGDADASGFDFQDLVSVKAVLALLEHGVPLQRIRQSIDILREHVPELDEPLSALRVWGQAPRRVVVRHDGRLLEPDGQLVLEFAGEPAEGDAESGVAPFPREASAARPALHDAGVESPASLGPLDWFEVGCGLDAEPKTYDKAIAAYRNAIALDPEFADAHCNLGAALYNKGERKEARRCFERCLELRPEHVEGHFNLANLLEEEDDSARALQHYLRALERDPFYADLHINLALLYEKLGRAAKGLEHWRRYLQVEPDGALSEIARQRLREGR from the coding sequence GTGAGCGCCTACTCCCTTCGCGACGCTGCGCGCATCCTCAAGGTGAAGCCTTCGCGGCTCCGCTACTGGAAGCGCACGCGGCTCGTGCGCTCGCGCGACGGTGACGCCGACGCGAGCGGCTTCGACTTCCAGGATCTCGTGAGCGTGAAGGCGGTGCTCGCGCTGCTCGAGCACGGCGTTCCGCTGCAGCGCATCCGCCAGAGCATCGACATCCTGCGCGAGCACGTTCCCGAGCTCGACGAGCCGCTGTCCGCGCTGCGCGTGTGGGGGCAGGCGCCGCGGCGCGTGGTGGTGCGTCACGACGGGCGGCTGCTCGAGCCCGACGGCCAGCTCGTGCTCGAGTTCGCGGGCGAGCCCGCGGAGGGCGACGCCGAGAGCGGCGTCGCGCCGTTCCCGCGCGAGGCGTCCGCGGCGCGTCCCGCGCTCCACGACGCGGGGGTCGAGTCGCCCGCGTCGCTCGGGCCGCTCGACTGGTTCGAGGTGGGCTGCGGGCTCGACGCGGAGCCGAAGACGTACGACAAGGCGATCGCCGCCTATCGCAACGCCATCGCGCTCGACCCCGAGTTCGCCGATGCGCACTGCAACCTCGGCGCGGCGCTCTACAACAAGGGCGAGCGCAAGGAGGCGCGTCGCTGCTTCGAGCGCTGCCTCGAGCTGCGCCCCGAGCACGTCGAGGGCCACTTCAACCTCGCGAACCTGCTCGAGGAGGAGGACGACTCGGCGCGCGCCCTCCAGCACTACCTGCGCGCGCTCGAGCGCGATCCGTTCTACGCCGATCTCCACATCAACCTGGCGCTGCTGTACGAGAAGCTCGGCCGCGCGGCGAAGGGCCTCGAGCACTGGCGGCGCTATCTGCAGGTCGAGCCCGACGGCGCGCTCTCCGAGATCGCGCGGCAGCGTCTGCGGGAGGGGCGGTGA
- the gcvPB gene encoding aminomethyl-transferring glycine dehydrogenase subunit GcvPB gives MSPAPQSPAPALPSFDNVAGGTTYEEPLSFELSREGRRGVQLPPLDVPAVDAATVLGAEAVRDDVLDLPEMSEVDVVRHFTRMSTWNAAVDFGLYPLGSCTMKYNPKINERMARLPGFAHAHPLQPEALSQGFLELAWRLERHLAEVSGMDRVSLQPAAGAQGELAGIMMIRAYHEKRGERRTKVLIPDTAHGTNPASAALNSYECVEIPSGPDGILHPDAVAAAMSDDVAAIMITNPNTLGLFEKHIARICEIVHAGGGLVYGDGANLNATLGIARPGDLGIDVMHFNLHKTFSTPHGGGGPGAGPVGVKNVLAPYLPVPVVARDEGAEGERFRLDWDLPRSIGKLHGYFGNVGMFVRAYTYLRSLGPDGLRRCAEMAVLNANYVLARLRDVYHVPYDEPVMHECVLSDRRLEDTGVTTLDVAKRLIDYGYHPPTTYFPLIVHGALMIEPTESESLEGLDRFVATLRAIEREAREEPELVKSAPVRARHARLDETRAARHPVLRWQRPA, from the coding sequence ATGAGCCCCGCGCCGCAGTCGCCCGCTCCCGCCCTGCCCTCGTTCGACAACGTCGCCGGCGGCACGACCTACGAGGAGCCGCTCTCGTTCGAGCTCTCGCGCGAGGGCCGACGCGGCGTGCAGCTGCCGCCGCTCGACGTGCCGGCCGTCGACGCGGCCACCGTGCTCGGCGCGGAGGCCGTGCGCGACGACGTGCTCGACCTGCCCGAGATGTCGGAGGTCGACGTCGTCCGCCACTTCACGCGCATGTCGACCTGGAACGCGGCCGTCGACTTCGGGCTCTACCCGCTCGGGTCGTGCACGATGAAGTACAACCCGAAGATCAACGAGCGCATGGCGCGGCTGCCGGGCTTCGCGCACGCGCACCCGCTCCAGCCCGAGGCGCTGTCGCAGGGCTTCCTCGAGCTCGCCTGGCGCCTCGAGCGCCACCTCGCCGAGGTGAGCGGAATGGACCGCGTGAGCCTGCAGCCGGCCGCCGGCGCGCAGGGCGAGCTCGCCGGCATCATGATGATCCGCGCCTATCACGAGAAGCGCGGCGAACGGCGCACGAAGGTCCTGATCCCGGACACCGCGCACGGCACGAACCCCGCGAGCGCCGCGCTCAACTCCTACGAGTGCGTCGAGATCCCGTCCGGCCCCGACGGCATCCTGCACCCCGACGCGGTCGCGGCCGCGATGAGCGACGACGTCGCCGCGATCATGATCACGAACCCGAACACGCTCGGGCTCTTCGAGAAGCACATCGCGCGCATCTGCGAGATCGTGCACGCGGGCGGCGGGCTCGTGTACGGCGACGGCGCGAACCTGAACGCCACGCTCGGCATCGCGCGCCCGGGCGACCTCGGCATCGACGTGATGCACTTCAACCTGCACAAGACGTTCTCGACGCCGCACGGCGGGGGCGGCCCGGGCGCGGGCCCGGTCGGCGTGAAGAACGTGCTCGCGCCCTACCTGCCCGTGCCCGTCGTCGCGCGCGACGAGGGAGCCGAGGGCGAGCGGTTCCGGCTCGACTGGGACCTGCCGCGCTCGATCGGCAAGCTGCACGGCTACTTCGGCAACGTCGGCATGTTCGTGCGGGCCTACACGTACCTGCGCAGCCTCGGGCCCGACGGCCTGCGGCGCTGCGCCGAGATGGCCGTGCTCAACGCCAACTACGTGCTCGCGCGGCTGCGCGACGTCTACCACGTCCCGTACGACGAGCCGGTGATGCACGAGTGCGTGCTGTCGGACCGCAGGCTCGAGGACACGGGCGTCACGACGCTCGACGTCGCGAAGCGACTGATCGACTACGGCTACCACCCGCCGACGACCTACTTCCCGCTCATCGTGCACGGCGCGCTGATGATCGAGCCGACGGAGAGCGAGAGCCTCGAGGGGCTCGACCGCTTCGTCGCGACGCTGCGCGCGATCGAGCGCGAGGCCCGCGAGGAGCCGGAGCTCGTGAAGTCCGCGCCCGTGCGCGCCCGCCACGCGCGCCTCGACGAGACGCGCGCGGCCCGCCACCCCGTCCTGCGCTGGCAGCGCCCCGCCTAA
- the gcvPA gene encoding aminomethyl-transferring glycine dehydrogenase subunit GcvPA translates to MSFRYIPHTDEDVARMLEAIDVASVEALFAPIPEKHRLARPLDLPVAASELEVTRELSRLAARNANLETHDWFLGAGTYAHWIPSAIDALVSRAEFTTAYTPYQAEISQGTLQTIFEWQTMMSSLTGMEVSNASMYDGASATAEAALMAMRSTRRSRVVVSEGLHPRYRAVLETYLDGLETEIATLPLGADGRTLASAVDDATACVIAQQPNFFGCVEALPALAEAAHAAGALLVTSVAEALSLALLVPPGAQGADVVCGEAQSFGVPMGFGGPHLGFMTTTQKRVRQMPGRLVGETVDARGRRGFVLTLSTREQHIRRERATSNICTNQGLCLTMATIYLTLMGRRGLRELAEQNLAKAAYAKARVADTPGVELVHAAPSFNEFAVRVAGGAGPALARALDAGCVGGLDLSERPRGEGGLDDAVLVAATELASRDAIDRLVDALAGRARAGGRA, encoded by the coding sequence GTGAGCTTCCGCTACATCCCCCACACCGACGAGGACGTCGCCCGCATGCTCGAGGCGATCGACGTCGCGAGCGTCGAGGCCCTGTTCGCGCCGATCCCCGAGAAGCACCGCCTCGCGCGGCCGCTCGACCTGCCCGTCGCCGCGAGCGAGCTCGAGGTGACGCGCGAGCTCTCGCGGCTCGCCGCGCGCAACGCGAACCTCGAGACGCACGACTGGTTCCTCGGCGCGGGCACCTACGCGCACTGGATCCCGAGCGCGATCGACGCGCTCGTCTCGCGCGCCGAGTTCACCACCGCGTACACGCCCTACCAGGCCGAGATCAGCCAGGGAACGCTGCAGACCATCTTCGAGTGGCAGACGATGATGTCGTCGCTCACCGGGATGGAGGTGTCGAACGCGTCGATGTACGACGGCGCGTCGGCGACCGCCGAGGCCGCGCTGATGGCGATGCGCTCGACGCGGCGCTCCCGCGTCGTCGTGAGCGAAGGTCTCCACCCGCGCTACCGCGCCGTGCTCGAGACCTACCTCGACGGCCTCGAGACCGAGATCGCGACGCTCCCGCTCGGCGCGGACGGCCGCACGCTCGCCTCCGCCGTCGACGACGCGACGGCCTGCGTGATCGCGCAGCAGCCGAACTTCTTCGGCTGCGTCGAGGCGCTGCCCGCGCTCGCCGAGGCCGCGCACGCGGCGGGCGCGCTGCTCGTCACGTCCGTCGCGGAAGCGCTCTCGCTCGCGCTGCTCGTCCCGCCCGGCGCGCAGGGCGCCGACGTCGTGTGCGGCGAGGCGCAGAGCTTCGGCGTCCCCATGGGCTTCGGCGGCCCGCACCTCGGCTTCATGACGACGACGCAGAAGCGCGTGCGACAGATGCCGGGCCGGCTCGTCGGCGAGACGGTGGATGCGCGCGGCCGCCGCGGCTTCGTGCTCACGCTCTCGACGCGCGAGCAGCACATCCGGCGCGAGCGCGCGACGAGCAACATCTGCACGAACCAGGGCCTGTGCCTGACGATGGCGACGATCTACCTGACGCTGATGGGCCGCCGCGGCCTGCGCGAGCTCGCGGAGCAGAACCTCGCGAAGGCCGCGTACGCGAAGGCGCGCGTCGCCGACACGCCGGGCGTCGAGCTCGTGCACGCGGCGCCCTCGTTCAACGAGTTCGCGGTGCGCGTCGCGGGCGGCGCCGGGCCGGCGCTCGCGCGCGCGCTCGACGCGGGATGCGTCGGCGGCCTCGACCTCTCCGAGCGCCCGCGCGGCGAGGGCGGCCTCGACGACGCGGTGCTCGTCGCCGCGACCGAGCTCGCGAGCCGCGACGCCATCGACCGCCTCGTCGACGCGCTCGCCGGCCGCGCGCGGGCCGGAGGACGCGCATGA
- the gcvH gene encoding glycine cleavage system protein GcvH produces MADYELPDENFYSSEDEWVRVEGKRAYVGITDYAQDQLGDIVFVELPTVGTTLQQGDTFGVVESVKAVSDLYAPISGEVVEVNEDLADSPEAINESCYGDGWMIVIEPSDTGEFDSLMNSADYLQYIKDRQE; encoded by the coding sequence GTGGCCGACTACGAGCTCCCCGACGAGAACTTCTACAGCAGCGAGGACGAGTGGGTGCGCGTCGAGGGGAAGCGCGCCTACGTCGGCATCACCGACTACGCACAGGACCAGCTCGGCGACATCGTGTTCGTCGAGCTGCCGACGGTCGGCACGACGCTCCAGCAGGGCGACACGTTCGGCGTCGTCGAGTCGGTGAAGGCGGTCTCCGACCTCTACGCGCCGATCTCGGGCGAGGTCGTGGAAGTGAACGAGGACCTCGCCGATTCGCCCGAGGCGATCAACGAGTCATGCTACGGGGACGGCTGGATGATCGTGATCGAGCCGTCGGACACGGGCGAGTTCGACTCGCTGATGAACTCGGCCGACTACCTCCAGTACATCAAGGATCGCCAGGAGTGA
- the gcvT gene encoding glycine cleavage system aminomethyltransferase GcvT, whose product MGLRRTPLHAVHAALGARLVEFGGFEMPVQYAGIKHEHAAVRERAGVFDVSHMGQIHFSGPAAAATLERLLTCPVDTLAHGAVRYGLLCNDGGGVVDDVTVYRVADDVFFLCVNAANIEKDLAWILAHAPEDAGVRDRSAETGLLAVQGPEAPQKLVAIGATDAPGIRRFRFAPALVVGGIEAIVSRTGYTGSDGYEVYVGAGDVARVFEALVEAGAEPCGLGARDTLRLEAALPLYGHELDDETSPLEAGLDRFVKRERGGFLGAEAIEKRAAEGHARRLVGFELVGRGVARAGYPLLAPASAGGGAIGAVTSGAPSPTLGKAIGLGYIRREFAEAGTAIQVEIRGNGVEARVVPTPFVRARQDARAPRGRAR is encoded by the coding sequence ATGGGACTCCGCCGCACCCCTCTCCACGCCGTGCACGCCGCGCTCGGTGCGAGGCTCGTCGAGTTCGGCGGCTTCGAGATGCCCGTGCAGTACGCGGGCATCAAGCACGAGCACGCCGCCGTGCGCGAGCGCGCGGGCGTCTTCGACGTGTCGCACATGGGCCAGATCCACTTCTCGGGCCCGGCCGCCGCGGCGACGCTCGAGCGGCTGCTCACCTGCCCGGTCGACACGCTCGCGCACGGCGCCGTCCGCTACGGGCTCCTGTGCAACGACGGCGGCGGCGTGGTCGACGACGTCACCGTCTACCGCGTCGCCGACGACGTCTTCTTCCTGTGCGTGAACGCCGCCAACATCGAGAAGGACCTGGCGTGGATCCTCGCGCACGCGCCCGAGGACGCGGGCGTGCGCGACCGGAGCGCCGAGACGGGGCTGCTCGCCGTGCAGGGGCCCGAGGCGCCGCAGAAGCTCGTCGCGATCGGCGCGACCGACGCGCCCGGCATCCGCCGCTTCCGCTTCGCGCCGGCGCTCGTCGTGGGCGGCATCGAGGCCATCGTCTCGCGCACCGGCTACACGGGCTCCGACGGCTACGAGGTCTACGTCGGCGCGGGCGACGTCGCGCGCGTCTTCGAGGCGCTCGTCGAGGCGGGCGCCGAGCCCTGCGGCCTCGGCGCCCGCGACACGCTGCGGCTCGAGGCGGCGCTCCCGCTCTACGGCCACGAGCTCGACGACGAGACCTCGCCGCTCGAGGCCGGGCTCGACCGCTTCGTGAAGCGCGAGCGCGGCGGGTTCCTCGGCGCCGAGGCGATCGAGAAGCGCGCGGCCGAGGGGCATGCGCGCCGGCTCGTCGGCTTCGAGCTGGTCGGCCGCGGCGTCGCGCGGGCCGGCTACCCGCTGCTCGCGCCGGCCTCCGCCGGCGGCGGTGCGATCGGCGCCGTCACGTCGGGCGCGCCCTCGCCCACCCTCGGCAAAGCCATCGGACTCGGCTACATCCGTCGCGAGTTCGCCGAGGCCGGCACCGCGATCCAGGTCGAGATCCGCGGGAACGGCGTCGAGGCGCGCGTCGTGCCGACTCCCTTCGTGCGCGCGCGACAGGATGCACGGGCCCCGCGAGGCAGGGCCCGGTAG
- the folD gene encoding bifunctional methylenetetrahydrofolate dehydrogenase/methenyltetrahydrofolate cyclohydrolase FolD, producing the protein MGQAASGHIETRIVDGLALAKAIRKELAEEIGALVAKGHRAPKLAVVLVGDDPASLSYIKGKQRACANIGMDSVEHLLPERTTQAELLALLAALNEDDAVDGILVQLPLPKHIDPNVVAEAIDPEKDADALHPTTAGRMLKGTAELVSCTPLGVLAVLDHYQVPLEGAHAVVIGRSEIVGKPVSFLLQQRNATVTMCHSRTRDLPGLCRTADVIVAAAGVPRMVKADWIRPGAAVMDVGVSEVDGALVGDVDFENAIGVAGILTPSRRGIGPMTITMLLRNTVRAYRKRKGV; encoded by the coding sequence CGAAACGCGCATCGTCGACGGGCTCGCGCTCGCGAAGGCGATTCGCAAGGAGCTCGCCGAGGAGATCGGCGCGCTCGTCGCGAAGGGCCATCGCGCGCCGAAGCTCGCCGTCGTGCTCGTCGGCGACGACCCCGCGAGCCTCTCGTACATCAAGGGCAAGCAGCGCGCGTGCGCGAACATCGGGATGGACTCGGTCGAGCACCTGCTCCCCGAGCGCACGACGCAGGCCGAGCTGCTCGCGCTGCTCGCCGCGCTCAACGAAGACGACGCGGTCGACGGCATCCTCGTACAGCTCCCGCTCCCGAAGCACATCGACCCCAACGTCGTCGCCGAGGCGATCGACCCCGAGAAGGACGCCGACGCGCTGCATCCGACGACGGCCGGCCGCATGCTGAAGGGGACGGCCGAGCTCGTCTCGTGCACGCCGCTCGGCGTGCTCGCCGTGCTCGACCACTACCAGGTGCCGCTCGAGGGCGCGCACGCCGTCGTGATCGGACGCAGCGAGATCGTCGGCAAGCCCGTCTCGTTCCTGCTCCAGCAGCGCAACGCGACCGTCACGATGTGCCACTCGCGCACGCGCGACCTGCCCGGCCTGTGCCGCACGGCCGACGTGATCGTCGCGGCCGCGGGCGTGCCGCGCATGGTGAAGGCCGACTGGATCCGACCGGGCGCGGCGGTGATGGACGTCGGCGTCTCCGAGGTCGACGGCGCGCTCGTCGGCGACGTCGACTTCGAGAACGCGATCGGCGTGGCCGGCATCCTCACGCCGTCGCGCCGCGGCATCGGCCCGATGACGATCACGATGCTGCTGCGCAACACCGTGCGCGCGTACCGCAAGCGCAAGGGCGTGTAG